One Streptomyces sp. RPA4-2 genomic window carries:
- a CDS encoding trypsin-like serine protease — protein MFALKGATKTAALCTAAAAAATTALLCAPGAVAAPRPIVGGTTTTTTAYPFMMQITDASQNQFCGGTLVAADKVVTAAHCMVGETTSSVRVVGGRTYLNGTNGTVSKVGRIWINPGYTDATNGDDVAVLTLSTSMSYTPASYVASTNTGVYAAGTTARIVGWGTTSENGGSSNQLRTATVPIVSDSSCGSSYGSDYVASDMVCAGYTNGGTDTCQGDSGGPLLIGGVLAGITSWGNGCAEAGYPGVYTRLTTFSNLVKTQINS, from the coding sequence ATGTTCGCGCTCAAAGGCGCCACGAAGACAGCCGCTCTGTGTACGGCGGCGGCCGCCGCCGCCACGACCGCTCTCCTGTGCGCGCCGGGCGCCGTCGCCGCCCCCCGGCCGATCGTCGGCGGCACGACGACCACCACGACCGCGTACCCGTTCATGATGCAGATCACGGACGCCTCGCAGAACCAGTTCTGCGGGGGCACCCTGGTCGCGGCCGACAAGGTCGTCACCGCCGCCCACTGCATGGTCGGCGAGACGACGAGCAGTGTCCGCGTAGTCGGCGGCAGAACGTACCTCAACGGTACGAACGGCACCGTCAGCAAGGTCGGCAGGATCTGGATCAACCCCGGCTACACGGACGCCACCAACGGCGACGACGTGGCCGTGCTGACCCTGTCGACGTCGATGTCGTACACCCCGGCGTCGTACGTCGCCTCCACGAACACCGGCGTGTACGCGGCCGGTACCACCGCCCGCATCGTCGGCTGGGGCACCACGTCGGAGAACGGCGGCTCCTCCAACCAGCTGCGCACCGCGACCGTCCCGATCGTCTCGGACTCCAGCTGCGGGAGTTCGTACGGCTCCGACTACGTGGCCTCCGACATGGTCTGCGCCGGTTACACCAACGGCGGCACCGACACCTGCCAGGGCGACAGCGGCGGCCCGCTGCTCATCGGCGGTGTGCTGGCCGGCATCACGTCCTGGGGCAACGGCTGCGCGGAAGCCGGATACCCCGGCGTGTACACCCGCCTGACG
- a CDS encoding AAA family ATPase, translating to MTVRGDFKEPARPRPDLVIGREELFAAAREQLAGGGSLLVHGPAGIGKSTVLRALAAESAESAHTVLRCSATESESHLPFLALTDLLGLVVDTVSDRLPAPQRTALESALTGRGESTLQRDGLALRLAVLSVLRALAARGPVLIVADDLQWLDPASAELLGFAARRLGEMPVRMLCAVRTDTDPQDQQHDPFLRASPPNTLAVRLNPLSRAQTAELLGHRGHTGLSRSTVRDIHRTSGGNPLFALELGRALAESPTRPSPGDSLPVPTSLRALVLSRLEMLSAEARRTLLVASAGARPTVALLHAAGRKDAEAETAHAASLGLLATERETPGIRFAHPLISAALYAEASAAERRAAHVALSTAASDPIERARHLALATTGTDPQVAARLGEAAAAARDRGAPSVAAGLGLLAARHTPADADPGPDERRLQAAEDALTAGESDLARDIARDTLRRVTAPADRVRAWMVVIDAAGQAMAEVDAVFPQALADAGDDPRLLALVRYQLAWRALLVEGEMTKGREEAAIAAQLAARAGDRPTELLALGFQAQMETLMGHPGAPATIQRALREPQDPRVACDHNGAGAVRFRWLIMGDQLAEARTTITALLREVRRRGMVESELHFLRGLAETELRSGHCGRALDLARESLRLARDTGIGEAATAMFTSLAEAAGGDVDRALTLAREAVDRAEEDGDLVYLSRALGALGHAQLVAGDSVAVVRSLRRVRELEERLGITDPARGRWHGDLAEALVRIGEPVEAQDVIDATRARALRLGRESVLAVLDRAEALVRAARGEQGAAVRQLTAAQDRLGKLGYGLEEARAAYALAGVRTHRPGPTSYDEATRLFRRCRALPWLRQVERATATATATGPTPAALAPAALDSLAATERQVAALVMEGATNREIAARLFISVKTVEATLTRVYRKLGIRSRVDIVRLAARRRNG from the coding sequence GTGACCGTGCGAGGGGACTTCAAGGAACCTGCGAGACCCCGCCCCGACCTGGTCATCGGCCGGGAGGAGCTCTTCGCGGCGGCACGCGAGCAGCTCGCCGGCGGAGGCAGCCTGCTGGTGCACGGCCCCGCCGGAATAGGAAAGTCGACCGTGCTGCGGGCGCTGGCCGCGGAAAGCGCCGAATCGGCGCACACCGTGTTGCGCTGCTCCGCGACCGAGTCCGAATCGCATCTGCCCTTCCTCGCGCTGACCGACCTGCTCGGTCTGGTGGTGGACACGGTCTCGGACCGGCTGCCCGCACCGCAGCGCACCGCCCTGGAATCGGCCCTCACCGGCCGCGGGGAGTCGACGCTGCAACGGGACGGGCTCGCCCTGCGGCTCGCGGTCCTCTCCGTGCTCCGGGCGCTGGCCGCGCGGGGCCCCGTCCTGATCGTCGCCGACGACCTGCAGTGGCTGGACCCGGCCAGCGCCGAGCTGCTCGGCTTCGCCGCCCGCCGGCTCGGCGAGATGCCCGTACGGATGCTGTGCGCCGTGCGTACCGACACCGATCCGCAGGACCAACAGCACGACCCCTTTCTACGCGCGTCCCCGCCGAACACCCTGGCCGTGCGGCTCAACCCGCTCTCCCGGGCGCAGACCGCCGAACTCCTCGGCCACCGCGGCCACACCGGGCTGTCGCGTTCCACCGTCCGCGACATCCACCGCACCAGCGGCGGCAACCCGCTCTTCGCCCTGGAGCTGGGCCGCGCGCTCGCCGAGAGCCCGACCCGGCCGAGCCCCGGTGATTCGCTGCCCGTACCGACCTCGCTGCGGGCGCTCGTCCTCAGCCGTCTGGAGATGCTGTCCGCCGAGGCGCGCCGCACCCTGCTCGTCGCGAGCGCGGGAGCCCGCCCCACGGTGGCGCTGCTGCACGCGGCCGGGCGGAAGGACGCCGAGGCCGAGACCGCGCACGCGGCCTCGCTCGGACTGCTGGCGACCGAGCGCGAGACACCCGGTATCCGTTTCGCGCATCCCCTCATCTCCGCCGCCCTGTACGCGGAGGCGAGCGCCGCCGAGCGCCGCGCCGCACACGTCGCGCTCTCCACGGCGGCCTCCGACCCCATCGAGCGGGCCCGGCACCTCGCCCTGGCCACGACCGGCACCGATCCGCAGGTCGCCGCGCGGCTCGGGGAGGCGGCGGCCGCGGCCCGGGACCGCGGCGCGCCGTCGGTCGCCGCCGGGCTCGGCCTGCTCGCCGCCCGGCACACCCCCGCGGACGCCGACCCCGGCCCGGACGAGCGGCGGTTGCAGGCGGCCGAGGACGCGCTGACCGCCGGGGAGTCGGACCTCGCGCGGGACATCGCCCGCGACACGCTGCGCCGGGTCACCGCGCCGGCCGACCGCGTACGGGCCTGGATGGTCGTCATCGACGCGGCGGGGCAGGCCATGGCCGAGGTCGACGCCGTCTTCCCGCAGGCACTCGCGGACGCGGGTGACGACCCGCGGCTGCTCGCGCTCGTGCGCTACCAGCTCGCCTGGCGGGCGCTGCTGGTCGAGGGCGAGATGACCAAGGGCCGCGAGGAGGCCGCCATCGCCGCGCAGCTCGCCGCCCGCGCCGGGGACCGGCCCACCGAACTCCTCGCGCTCGGTTTCCAGGCGCAGATGGAGACCCTGATGGGGCACCCGGGCGCGCCCGCGACCATCCAGCGGGCGCTGCGCGAGCCGCAGGACCCCCGGGTGGCGTGCGATCACAACGGCGCCGGCGCCGTCCGCTTCCGCTGGCTGATCATGGGCGACCAGCTCGCCGAGGCGCGCACCACGATCACCGCCCTGCTGCGCGAGGTGCGGCGGCGCGGGATGGTCGAGAGCGAGCTGCACTTCCTGCGCGGGCTCGCGGAGACCGAGCTGCGTTCCGGACACTGCGGGCGGGCATTGGACCTGGCCCGCGAGAGCCTGCGGCTGGCCCGCGACACGGGGATCGGCGAGGCGGCGACCGCCATGTTCACCTCGCTCGCGGAGGCTGCGGGCGGCGACGTGGACCGGGCGCTCACGCTCGCGCGGGAGGCCGTGGACCGGGCCGAGGAGGACGGCGACCTGGTCTATCTCTCGCGCGCCCTCGGCGCCCTCGGGCACGCCCAGTTGGTCGCCGGGGACTCCGTGGCGGTGGTCCGGTCCCTGCGCCGGGTACGGGAGCTGGAGGAGCGGCTCGGGATCACCGACCCGGCCCGCGGCCGCTGGCACGGCGACCTCGCGGAGGCGCTGGTGCGGATCGGTGAGCCGGTCGAGGCGCAGGACGTCATCGACGCCACGCGGGCGCGGGCGCTGCGGCTCGGCCGCGAGAGCGTGCTCGCGGTGCTCGACCGGGCCGAGGCGCTGGTCCGGGCGGCGCGCGGCGAACAGGGTGCCGCCGTACGGCAGCTGACCGCGGCGCAGGACCGGCTCGGCAAGCTGGGCTACGGGCTGGAGGAGGCCCGCGCCGCGTACGCCCTGGCCGGTGTGCGCACCCACCGGCCGGGCCCGACCTCGTACGACGAGGCGACCCGGCTGTTCCGCCGCTGCCGCGCGCTGCCCTGGCTGCGTCAGGTGGAGAGAGCGACCGCGACGGCGACCGCGACCGGCCCCACACCGGCCGCGCTGGCTCCCGCCGCGCTCGACAGCCTCGCGGCGACGGAGCGTCAGGTAGCCGCACTCGTCATGGAGGGCGCCACGAACCGCGAGATCGCGGCGCGCCTGTTCATCAGCGTGAAGACCGTGGAGGCCACGCTCACCCGGGTGTACCGCAAGCTGGGGATCCGGTCGCGGGTGGACATCGTCCGGCTGGCGGCGCGGCGCCGGAACGGATGA
- a CDS encoding response regulator transcription factor, with product MAAEAADAVEMRAALVGLRRATGLPVAFGGLVEPGRAQVRISELSGTATPALSALAVSSGNGLGGKAVALARPCAVTDYSASRQISHEYDGAVATEGLCSVLAVPVVVRRRVRGVLYGALRTAQPLGDRTLGAAVAAARDVEQALVVRDEARGLLAVAREPEPVAGSAAWEEVREAHGALRALAPRIGDPALRAELLDVCGRLAGAGAPEPGRPHVGLAPRELDVLACVAAGATNGSAAQRLGLRPETVKGYLRSAMRKLGAHTRWEAVIAARRVGLLP from the coding sequence GTGGCAGCAGAAGCGGCCGACGCGGTGGAGATGCGCGCCGCGCTGGTAGGGCTGCGGCGCGCCACGGGACTGCCGGTCGCGTTCGGCGGCCTGGTCGAGCCCGGGCGCGCTCAGGTGCGCATCAGCGAACTCAGCGGCACGGCGACGCCCGCGCTCAGCGCGCTCGCGGTGTCGTCGGGCAACGGTCTGGGCGGCAAGGCGGTGGCCCTCGCGCGGCCCTGCGCGGTGACGGACTACTCGGCCTCGCGGCAGATCAGCCACGAGTACGACGGGGCGGTCGCCACCGAGGGACTGTGCTCGGTGCTGGCGGTGCCCGTGGTCGTACGCCGCCGGGTGCGCGGCGTGCTGTACGGCGCCCTGCGGACGGCGCAGCCCCTGGGTGACCGCACGCTCGGCGCGGCCGTGGCCGCGGCCCGGGACGTGGAGCAGGCGCTGGTCGTACGGGACGAGGCGCGGGGTCTGCTGGCCGTCGCGCGGGAACCCGAGCCGGTGGCGGGAAGCGCCGCGTGGGAGGAGGTGCGGGAGGCGCACGGGGCGCTGCGGGCGCTGGCACCGCGTATCGGCGACCCGGCGCTGCGGGCCGAACTCCTCGACGTGTGCGGGCGCCTGGCCGGCGCGGGGGCCCCCGAGCCCGGCAGACCGCACGTCGGGCTCGCCCCGCGCGAGCTCGACGTTCTGGCCTGTGTCGCGGCCGGGGCCACCAACGGAAGCGCGGCACAGCGGCTGGGACTGCGCCCGGAGACGGTCAAGGGATATCTGCGGTCGGCGATGCGCAAGCTCGGCGCCCACACGCGCTGGGAGGCGGTGATCGCGGCCCGCCGCGTCGGACTGCTGCCGTAG